Proteins from a genomic interval of Acidimicrobiia bacterium:
- a CDS encoding phosphoribosylaminoimidazolesuccinocarboxamide synthase, which produces MASEVALPLIHQGKVRDVYDAGEDHLLLVASDRVSAFDVVMTQEVPNKGRVLTALSKFWFEKLASVAPNHLISTELADFPPGAQLEHLEGRTMLVKRAEMLPIECIVRGYLSGSAWKEYRTSGTVHGMEVPAGLSESAKLPEPMFTPSIKAEVGDHDENISFDEAVELIGSEAAQAAQALSLALYEHGSRWAAERGIIIADTKFELGVIDGQLAVADELLTPDSSRFWPVDSWAEGTTPPAFDKQPLRDWLEAQPWDKTAPAPTLPPEIIESTRTRYIEAYERLSERSFAAWAGVASTS; this is translated from the coding sequence ATGGCCTCTGAAGTAGCACTACCTCTAATCCACCAGGGCAAAGTTCGCGACGTTTACGATGCTGGCGAAGACCACCTGTTGCTGGTTGCTTCCGACCGGGTTTCGGCTTTCGACGTAGTGATGACACAAGAGGTGCCTAACAAAGGGCGGGTGCTCACGGCGCTCTCTAAGTTCTGGTTCGAGAAGCTTGCGTCGGTAGCCCCCAACCACCTAATCAGTACCGAGCTCGCCGACTTTCCACCAGGGGCCCAACTTGAACACCTTGAGGGGCGCACCATGCTGGTGAAGCGGGCCGAAATGTTGCCCATTGAATGCATTGTGCGTGGCTACTTATCTGGAAGTGCCTGGAAGGAATATCGAACCTCGGGCACTGTGCACGGCATGGAGGTGCCTGCTGGGTTGAGCGAATCGGCCAAGCTGCCCGAGCCCATGTTCACCCCATCAATAAAGGCCGAGGTGGGCGACCATGACGAAAACATCTCATTTGACGAAGCCGTTGAGTTGATTGGTTCAGAAGCGGCCCAGGCCGCTCAAGCGCTCAGTCTGGCGCTATATGAACACGGGTCGCGTTGGGCTGCCGAGCGGGGCATCATCATTGCCGACACCAAATTCGAATTGGGTGTTATCGACGGGCAACTTGCGGTGGCCGATGAGCTGCTTACCCCCGACTCGTCTCGATTTTGGCCTGTTGATAGTTGGGCCGAAGGCACCACCCCACCGGCATTCGACAAGCAGCCCCTGCGCGACTGGCTTGAGGCGCAACCCTGGGATAAAACGGCGCCTGCCCCCACACTTCCCCCTGAAATAATCGAATCCACCCGCACCAGATATATCGAAGCCTATGAACGGCTTAGTGAACGGTCTTTTGCCGCCTGGGCGGGGGTCGCTTCGACTAGCTAG
- a CDS encoding sodium:solute symporter family protein encodes MTPGWIWFGVAIYVVIAGTAALMSRHDGEQTMSSYFLGNRRMGGFMSAMSYSATTYSAFMLIGLAGLTYTGGVGALGFELIYLCGVTLVLIFGPRFWLAGKKFGYVTPSEMLGDRYENRAVGVVAALCSLVFLIPYAAVQLAGVGYLLSGMTDGEISFTSGTVLVTVLAIGFSMVAGLRSVVWTDTLQAVFMIITATLVVILVVHELGGVSGFFNSLTNEHPGALSVPGKGFFSFSTFLGLTLPWVFFSLSNPQVSQRLFTPKTMKDMRRMLLGFMIFGFIYTLVAVTWGFAAMVKFPDLATGDLATPTLLASSVVPTALAIIVMIGIIAAAVSTIDSIMLTLSSMATRDVYSVVKKDAGDTEQLLVGKVMLPVIALMAYLFAQLELNLIAVLSVSASAGLLVLVPALVGAFFWRRGTAAGAIASILVAGAVVFYLEFAKVKFLGQGSGVWGLTLSVVLFVGVSLATPQPTGRAQEFMDHVRTKLADHGAI; translated from the coding sequence ATGACTCCGGGTTGGATTTGGTTTGGGGTAGCTATCTACGTGGTGATTGCGGGCACGGCAGCTCTGATGTCTCGCCACGATGGCGAACAGACCATGAGCAGTTATTTCTTGGGGAATCGCCGTATGGGCGGTTTCATGTCAGCCATGAGCTACAGCGCTACCACCTATAGCGCATTCATGCTGATTGGTTTGGCCGGGCTCACCTACACCGGCGGAGTGGGCGCTTTGGGGTTCGAGCTTATTTATCTTTGCGGCGTGACCTTGGTCCTGATTTTCGGGCCGCGGTTCTGGTTGGCGGGGAAGAAGTTTGGCTATGTAACGCCATCGGAAATGTTGGGTGACCGCTATGAGAATCGGGCAGTGGGCGTGGTGGCGGCGCTATGTAGTTTGGTGTTTCTTATTCCCTATGCGGCGGTGCAGCTAGCCGGGGTGGGCTACCTGCTTTCAGGCATGACTGACGGTGAAATTTCATTCACTTCGGGCACAGTGTTGGTAACCGTCTTGGCCATTGGTTTTAGCATGGTAGCGGGGTTGCGCTCGGTGGTGTGGACCGACACATTGCAGGCTGTTTTCATGATTATTACCGCCACTTTGGTAGTAATTTTGGTGGTTCACGAACTGGGTGGGGTGTCGGGTTTCTTTAACAGCCTCACCAACGAACATCCGGGGGCGCTAAGTGTGCCGGGGAAGGGTTTCTTCAGCTTCAGCACGTTTTTAGGGCTGACCTTACCGTGGGTGTTTTTCAGCTTGTCGAACCCGCAGGTTAGCCAGCGCCTGTTTACCCCAAAGACCATGAAAGACATGCGGCGCATGCTGTTGGGCTTCATGATCTTCGGTTTTATTTACACTTTGGTGGCGGTCACCTGGGGTTTCGCGGCCATGGTGAAGTTTCCCGATTTGGCTACGGGCGACTTGGCCACCCCAACTTTGTTGGCGTCTAGCGTAGTGCCCACTGCCCTGGCCATTATTGTGATGATCGGTATTATTGCGGCCGCGGTTTCTACTATCGACTCGATCATGCTCACCTTGTCGTCGATGGCTACCCGAGACGTTTATTCGGTGGTGAAGAAAGACGCCGGAGACACCGAGCAACTGTTGGTGGGCAAGGTGATGCTGCCGGTTATCGCGCTTATGGCTTACCTGTTTGCCCAGCTAGAGCTGAATTTAATTGCGGTGTTGTCGGTTTCAGCTTCTGCAGGGTTGTTGGTGTTGGTGCCTGCCCTAGTGGGGGCGTTCTTTTGGCGTCGAGGAACCGCAGCCGGGGCGATTGCGTCGATCTTGGTAGCTGGAGCGGTGGTGTTTTACTTGGAGTTCGCCAAGGTCAAGTTCCTTGGTCAAGGCAGCGGAGTGTGGGGTTTGACGCTGTCCGTGGTGCTCTTCGTAGGTGTGAGTTTGGCAACCCCCCAGCCCACTGGTCGCGCACAAGAGTTCATGGACCACGTGCGAACCAAACTCGCCGACCACGGCGCTATTTAA
- the purB gene encoding adenylosuccinate lyase, whose protein sequence is MSDLTPNVLANRYASAAMKDVWSPRRKVILERQLWIAVLRAQAELGVKVPSGVIEAYEAVVDQVDLASIDAREQVTKHDVKARIEEFCALAGYELIHRGMTSRDLTENVEQLQVRMGLSIVRDRLVSVLSQLAQLSVTYRDTVITGRSHNVPAQATTLGKRFANAGEETLAAFHRIDDLLARYAIRGIKGPVGTQQDQLDVLGNATAVASLEASVADYLGFENVLGAVGQVYPRSLDLDAVSALVQAAAGPSSLATSIRLMAGHDLVTEGFKPGQVGSSAMPHKMNTRSCERVNGFNAILGGHLTMVAALSGNQWNEGDVSCSVVRRVALPDAFYAIDGLFETFLTVLTDFGAYPAVIEAELSANLPFLATTKVLMAAVTAGVGREEAHEIIKEHAVAAALDRRERPSQATNLIERLGGEERLKLGSQKVNELVADPLAFTGAASAQVDQFAATVAQLVAKYPEAATYTPAPIL, encoded by the coding sequence GTGAGCGACCTAACCCCGAACGTTTTGGCCAACCGGTACGCCAGTGCCGCCATGAAAGACGTGTGGTCTCCCAGGCGCAAAGTGATTTTGGAACGCCAATTGTGGATCGCGGTCTTGCGCGCTCAGGCCGAACTTGGGGTAAAGGTGCCAAGCGGTGTTATCGAGGCTTATGAAGCGGTGGTCGACCAGGTTGATCTCGCCTCAATCGACGCCCGAGAACAGGTAACCAAGCACGATGTGAAAGCACGTATTGAAGAGTTCTGTGCGCTGGCTGGCTACGAGCTGATCCATCGAGGCATGACCTCGCGCGACCTTACCGAAAACGTGGAACAACTTCAGGTTCGTATGGGCCTGTCAATAGTTCGTGACCGCTTAGTTAGTGTTCTGTCCCAGCTGGCACAGTTGTCGGTAACCTACCGCGACACGGTAATAACCGGGCGAAGTCACAACGTGCCGGCGCAAGCCACCACTTTAGGGAAGCGCTTTGCTAATGCCGGTGAGGAAACGCTGGCCGCCTTCCACCGCATCGACGACTTGCTAGCTCGCTACGCCATTCGCGGTATTAAAGGCCCAGTTGGCACGCAACAAGATCAACTCGATGTGCTTGGTAACGCCACCGCCGTGGCATCACTAGAAGCCTCGGTAGCCGACTACCTTGGCTTTGAAAACGTGTTGGGCGCGGTGGGCCAGGTATACCCGCGCTCGCTTGATCTCGACGCTGTTTCGGCGTTGGTGCAAGCAGCAGCGGGCCCTTCTAGCTTGGCTACTTCTATTCGACTCATGGCCGGGCACGACCTAGTGACCGAAGGCTTCAAGCCTGGCCAGGTTGGCTCGTCGGCCATGCCGCACAAAATGAACACCCGCTCTTGTGAACGTGTGAATGGGTTTAACGCTATCTTGGGCGGGCATTTGACCATGGTGGCCGCACTTTCGGGCAACCAGTGGAACGAAGGCGACGTATCTTGTTCGGTGGTTCGACGTGTGGCTCTTCCCGACGCCTTCTATGCCATCGACGGATTGTTCGAAACGTTCCTCACCGTGTTAACCGATTTCGGGGCCTACCCAGCTGTTATTGAAGCCGAGCTGAGCGCTAATTTGCCGTTCCTTGCCACCACCAAGGTTCTTATGGCCGCCGTGACAGCAGGCGTTGGGCGCGAAGAAGCCCACGAAATTATTAAAGAACATGCCGTGGCAGCGGCTCTTGATCGACGCGAGCGACCCAGCCAGGCCACCAACCTCATTGAACGGCTTGGTGGGGAAGAACGTCTGAAACTTGGCTCTCAAAAAGTTAACGAACTAGTAGCCGACCCACTGGCATTCACGGGTGCCGCTTCAGCTCAAGTCGACCAATTCGCGGCCACCGTGGCGCAATTAGTCGCCAAATATCCCGAAGCCGCCACATATACACCCGCCCCTATCCTCTAA
- the purL gene encoding phosphoribosylformylglycinamidine synthase subunit PurL: MTQPLHRTLGLTDSEAEKIESILGREPVPLELSMYAVMWSEHCSYKSSRMHLRRLPTEAPHVLVGPGENAGVVDVGDGIAIAIRIESHNSPSAFEPFGGAATGVGGILRDIFSMGARPIAVMDPVRVGPLSDERSRWIAKGVVAGASDYSKKVNVPTVGGEVVFDPIYADNPLVNVFAMGILPTERLALAKATGAGNLVILLGAATGREGIGGASVLASAGLSDDADVALPEVPQGNPELERRLIEVCLEMLDQKMVVGIQDLGAAGLTGATSETASNGGMGMDIDVTAVPQAQENMEPFEIMTAETQERMLAIIEPKNLEAVQTIAKRYDITASVVATVTAPDEKGIGWLRVLNGPNGDELARIPAASLSEDCPLYDRPRQIPSDLGARRSADPAVALATKATDPEADLLSMLTDLSWITEQFDHEIFGNTLVGPGENAAVIALVHPTTSENTGRALAITTDGNHRWCAVDPNAGTAMVVAESILNLATMGATPHALVNCLNFGNPENPEIMWQFVESIEGMAEACEAFGLPVVGGNVSLYNEKGGRNIDPTPVIGVLGIIEQLPSNLPTTALADGGRILLLGDSSDNVSGSQWAFNHNERGGVLPGLNVEAHQSLAKVVRAIATGGLAQGIHDVSEGGLGVALAEMALRSGVGFNVARISSAAELFSEAPSRVVICVAPDRVAAIENMAEAAGVACTRLGEAGGGALVVKDLINLPLEHARDVWKNRVVEALAPEAL, from the coding sequence ATGACCCAGCCACTGCATCGCACACTTGGCCTCACTGATTCTGAAGCCGAGAAAATCGAATCGATTTTAGGTCGCGAGCCAGTACCGCTAGAGCTCTCGATGTACGCCGTGATGTGGTCTGAGCACTGCTCCTACAAGTCATCTCGTATGCACCTGCGTCGTTTGCCAACCGAAGCGCCCCACGTTTTGGTCGGCCCGGGCGAGAACGCTGGCGTGGTCGATGTGGGCGACGGCATAGCCATTGCGATTCGGATTGAAAGTCACAATAGCCCGTCAGCATTTGAACCCTTTGGGGGGGCTGCCACCGGTGTTGGTGGCATCTTGCGTGACATTTTCTCCATGGGTGCCCGCCCGATCGCGGTCATGGACCCCGTGCGAGTCGGTCCGCTTTCCGATGAGCGGTCCCGCTGGATCGCCAAGGGTGTGGTGGCCGGTGCGTCCGACTATTCCAAAAAAGTGAACGTCCCAACCGTTGGTGGCGAAGTGGTGTTCGATCCGATTTACGCTGACAACCCACTGGTCAACGTGTTCGCGATGGGCATTTTACCCACCGAACGTTTGGCGTTGGCCAAAGCCACCGGAGCGGGCAACTTGGTCATCCTCTTAGGCGCAGCTACCGGCCGTGAAGGCATTGGTGGGGCCAGTGTGTTGGCCTCGGCAGGCCTTAGCGACGATGCCGACGTGGCGCTGCCCGAAGTGCCCCAAGGCAACCCCGAGCTAGAACGGCGCCTCATTGAAGTGTGCCTAGAGATGCTCGACCAGAAAATGGTGGTCGGTATTCAAGATTTAGGTGCCGCTGGTTTAACGGGTGCCACCTCTGAAACCGCTTCCAACGGTGGCATGGGTATGGACATTGATGTAACTGCCGTGCCCCAAGCCCAAGAAAACATGGAACCTTTCGAGATCATGACCGCTGAAACCCAAGAGCGGATGCTGGCGATCATCGAACCGAAAAACCTTGAAGCCGTACAAACAATTGCCAAGCGTTACGACATCACCGCCAGCGTGGTAGCCACGGTCACCGCACCTGATGAAAAGGGCATTGGCTGGCTACGGGTACTCAATGGCCCCAATGGTGACGAGCTGGCTCGTATCCCGGCGGCGTCATTAAGCGAAGACTGTCCGCTTTACGATCGTCCCCGTCAAATCCCTTCCGATTTGGGTGCGCGGCGCTCGGCTGATCCAGCCGTAGCTTTGGCCACCAAGGCTACCGACCCGGAAGCCGACCTCTTGTCGATGCTCACCGACCTTTCCTGGATCACCGAACAATTCGACCATGAAATATTCGGTAATACCTTGGTAGGTCCAGGCGAAAACGCAGCCGTGATCGCTCTTGTGCATCCAACCACCTCGGAAAACACCGGTCGGGCCTTAGCAATAACTACTGATGGCAACCATCGTTGGTGTGCTGTTGACCCCAACGCTGGCACGGCCATGGTGGTGGCCGAATCGATTCTGAACCTGGCCACCATGGGTGCCACACCCCATGCGCTCGTGAACTGCCTTAACTTTGGTAACCCCGAAAACCCCGAAATAATGTGGCAGTTCGTCGAGTCAATCGAGGGTATGGCCGAAGCCTGCGAAGCGTTTGGTCTGCCGGTAGTAGGCGGCAACGTAAGCCTCTACAATGAAAAAGGCGGTCGTAACATCGACCCCACCCCAGTCATTGGCGTGTTGGGAATCATAGAACAGCTGCCTTCAAACCTACCCACCACTGCGCTGGCTGACGGCGGTCGTATTTTGCTTCTGGGCGACTCCTCCGACAACGTTTCGGGCTCACAATGGGCGTTCAACCACAATGAACGCGGCGGAGTGCTGCCCGGGCTCAACGTGGAAGCCCACCAGAGTTTGGCCAAAGTGGTTCGTGCTATTGCCACTGGCGGGTTAGCACAGGGAATTCATGATGTTTCCGAAGGTGGTTTAGGGGTGGCGCTGGCAGAAATGGCGTTACGTTCAGGCGTTGGTTTTAACGTGGCCCGTATCTCATCGGCGGCCGAGCTGTTCTCGGAAGCCCCCTCACGAGTAGTGATTTGTGTGGCTCCCGATCGGGTGGCCGCCATTGAAAATATGGCTGAAGCAGCTGGGGTGGCTTGTACTCGTTTAGGCGAAGCCGGAGGCGGAGCATTAGTGGTGAAAGACCTCATCAACTTGCCCCTAGAACATGCCCGAGATGTTTGGAAGAATCGTGTTGTGGAGGCACTCGCGCCCGAGGCGCTCTAG